One genomic region from Fusobacterium simiae encodes:
- a CDS encoding M20/M25/M40 family metallo-hydrolase translates to MNLEKKLIDSIQKYKEEAFALNYYLVKNPELSGKEYNSCKKIMEILNKHQIATKEKFLDIETSFLGKVIKKENSNVNIAILTEYDALPEVGHACGHSASAAISVLAALALKDNEKDINANIDIIGTPDEEDIGMKVTMADKGVFDKYDCAIMVHLGIKNIPNWKMLAFETYEIEFSGLPAHTAVAPWRGRSALDGLMLSIHAFDLMRKCTKRNTIIEGFIQEGGTATNIIPDKAKAKYTFRSDSLKYLKEEVIPWFKNIIEGCSLATQTKSKIKNFGNSFSDMNYLESGTQIIMNVMKDYGMKYETMDSPEGSSDMGNVSYRCPAFHPSVAITYENLALHTKEFADIVSSKKSEPCIINGATVIDGFLARIFENPQILKSIKQEFLKNKI, encoded by the coding sequence ATGAATTTAGAAAAAAAATTAATAGATAGTATACAAAAATATAAGGAAGAAGCTTTTGCCTTAAATTATTATTTGGTGAAAAATCCTGAATTATCTGGAAAAGAATACAATTCCTGTAAAAAAATAATGGAAATTTTAAATAAACATCAAATTGCTACCAAAGAAAAATTTTTAGATATAGAAACTTCATTTTTGGGTAAGGTTATAAAAAAAGAAAATTCAAATGTGAATATAGCAATATTGACAGAATATGATGCTCTCCCTGAAGTAGGACATGCTTGTGGACATTCTGCAAGTGCAGCAATATCAGTACTAGCAGCCCTTGCACTTAAGGATAATGAAAAAGATATAAATGCAAATATAGATATTATTGGGACACCAGATGAAGAAGATATTGGGATGAAAGTTACTATGGCTGACAAAGGAGTTTTTGATAAATATGATTGTGCAATTATGGTTCATTTAGGTATTAAAAACATACCTAACTGGAAAATGCTTGCCTTTGAAACTTATGAAATAGAGTTTTCTGGACTTCCCGCTCATACAGCTGTTGCACCTTGGCGTGGAAGATCAGCATTAGATGGATTGATGTTATCTATTCATGCTTTTGATTTGATGAGAAAATGTACTAAGCGAAATACTATAATAGAAGGATTTATACAAGAGGGAGGAACTGCAACAAATATAATACCAGATAAAGCTAAAGCTAAATATACTTTTAGATCTGATTCTTTGAAATACTTAAAAGAAGAGGTAATACCATGGTTTAAAAATATAATTGAAGGTTGCTCACTTGCAACTCAAACAAAATCAAAAATAAAAAATTTTGGTAATTCATTTAGTGATATGAACTATTTAGAAAGTGGAACCCAAATTATTATGAATGTGATGAAAGACTATGGAATGAAATATGAAACTATGGATTCCCCAGAAGGCTCATCAGATATGGGGAATGTAAGTTATAGATGTCCAGCATTTCATCCATCAGTAGCAATAACATATGAAAATTTAGCTCTTCATACAAAAGAGTTTGCAGATATTGTTTCATCTAAAAAATCTGAACCTTGTATCATAAATGGTGCAACCGTTATTGATGGATTTTTAGCAAGAATATTTGAAAATCCTCAAATATTAAAATCTATAAAACAAGAATTCTTAAAGAATAAAATTTAA
- the ilvA gene encoding threonine ammonia-lyase yields the protein MSKIQDFITAKEKLSKVLLETSLIQSPIFSKESGNEVYIKPENLQKTGSFKIRGAYNKISNLTDEEKKKGVIASSAGNHAQGVAYGAKESGIKSVIVMPKSTPLIKVESTKQYGAEVVLYGDVYDDAFKKAKELEEKEGYIFVHPFDDEDVIYGQGTIALEILKELPEADIILVPVGGGGLISGIACAAKILKPEIKIIGVEPDGAASAYEAIKEDRVVELKEANTIADGTAVKKIGNITFEYIKKYVDEIITVSDYELMEAFLLLVEKHKIIAENSGILSLAALKKLKEKNKKVVSVVSGGNIDVLMISSMINKGLIRRDRIFNFTVSIPDKPGELAKVVDLIAQQGANVVKLEHNQFKNLSRFKDIELQITVETNGSEHIKNLTQAFEEKGYEIVRIKSKIN from the coding sequence ATGAGTAAGATACAAGATTTTATAACCGCTAAGGAAAAATTATCAAAAGTACTTTTAGAAACGAGCTTAATTCAAAGCCCTATATTCTCAAAAGAATCTGGAAATGAAGTATACATAAAACCAGAAAATTTACAAAAAACAGGCTCATTTAAAATAAGAGGAGCATATAACAAAATATCTAATTTAACTGATGAAGAAAAGAAAAAGGGCGTTATTGCATCATCTGCTGGAAATCATGCTCAAGGTGTCGCTTATGGTGCCAAAGAATCTGGAATAAAGTCAGTTATTGTAATGCCAAAATCTACTCCTCTTATAAAAGTTGAGTCAACAAAACAATATGGAGCAGAGGTTGTTTTGTATGGTGATGTATATGATGATGCTTTTAAAAAAGCCAAAGAATTAGAAGAAAAAGAGGGGTATATATTTGTCCATCCTTTTGATGATGAAGATGTCATATATGGGCAAGGAACAATAGCTTTAGAAATTTTAAAAGAACTTCCTGAAGCAGATATAATTCTTGTACCTGTCGGTGGTGGAGGCTTAATTTCTGGTATAGCCTGTGCTGCAAAAATATTAAAACCTGAAATAAAAATTATTGGTGTTGAACCAGATGGAGCTGCTTCAGCTTATGAAGCCATAAAAGAAGATAGAGTTGTTGAACTTAAAGAAGCAAATACCATAGCTGATGGAACTGCTGTAAAAAAAATTGGTAATATAACTTTTGAATATATAAAAAAATATGTAGATGAAATTATAACAGTATCAGATTATGAATTAATGGAAGCATTTTTACTATTAGTTGAAAAACATAAAATTATTGCAGAAAATTCAGGAATTTTATCTTTGGCAGCTTTAAAAAAACTTAAAGAAAAAAATAAAAAAGTAGTTTCTGTAGTAAGTGGTGGAAATATAGATGTCTTAATGATTTCCTCTATGATTAATAAAGGGCTTATTAGAAGAGATAGAATTTTTAATTTTACAGTTAGCATTCCTGATAAACCTGGAGAATTAGCAAAAGTCGTTGATCTAATAGCTCAACAAGGAGCTAATGTTGTAAAACTTGAACATAATCAATTTAAGAACTTATCAAGATTTAAAGATATAGAATTACAAATTACTGTTGAAACTAATGGTAGTGAACATATTAAAAACTTGACACAAGCCTTTGAAGAAAAAGGCTATGAAATAGTGAGAATTAAATCTAAAATAAATTAA
- the mtnK gene encoding S-methyl-5-thioribose kinase — MKYQEHFLLDCDEVISYVKEKNLFPENADLIAKEIGDGNINYIFKVENKIDGKSIVLKQADKLLRSSGRPLDLTRSKIEANILKIENSLAPHFVPEIYFYDEIMCVLAMEDISEYKNLRTELMAGKIFPNFAEDISEFLSRTLLLTTDLFMDKFEKKKNVKEFINPELCDISECLVFTEPYDNNRNRNIITSGNEEFVKNTLYENEDLHFAILKLREKFMNYSQALIHGDLHSGSIFINEKGIKIIDPEFSFYGPMAYDIGNVIGNLYFPLYRAKFFMEESKEKEEFINWLEKTIFDIPILFSKKCKLLWEKYSNEKLLKNNKFMNYYIENIIEDSLAYAGTEIIRRTVGDAKVLELTSLENSEKKLQLEKELINKAISMIMKN; from the coding sequence ATGAAATATCAAGAACATTTTTTATTAGATTGTGATGAAGTTATTTCCTATGTAAAAGAAAAAAATCTTTTTCCAGAAAATGCTGATTTGATAGCTAAAGAAATTGGGGACGGGAATATAAATTACATTTTTAAAGTAGAAAATAAAATTGATGGAAAATCTATTGTTTTAAAACAAGCAGATAAATTACTTCGTTCTTCTGGTAGACCTTTGGATTTGACAAGAAGTAAAATTGAAGCAAATATTTTAAAAATTGAAAATAGTCTAGCTCCTCATTTTGTTCCAGAAATATATTTTTATGACGAGATTATGTGTGTATTGGCAATGGAAGATATTTCAGAATATAAAAATTTAAGAACAGAGCTTATGGCTGGGAAAATATTTCCAAACTTTGCAGAGGATATTTCAGAATTTTTAAGTAGAACTTTACTTTTGACAACAGATTTATTTATGGATAAATTTGAAAAAAAGAAAAATGTAAAAGAATTTATTAATCCTGAGTTATGTGATATTAGTGAATGTCTAGTTTTTACTGAACCATATGATAATAATAGAAATAGAAATATTATTACTTCTGGAAATGAGGAATTTGTAAAAAATACATTATATGAAAATGAAGATTTACATTTTGCTATTTTAAAGTTAAGAGAAAAATTTATGAACTATTCACAAGCTTTAATACATGGTGATTTACATTCTGGATCAATTTTTATAAATGAAAAAGGAATAAAAATTATAGACCCTGAATTTTCATTCTATGGTCCAATGGCTTATGATATTGGGAATGTGATAGGAAATTTATATTTTCCTTTATACAGAGCTAAATTTTTTATGGAAGAAAGTAAGGAAAAAGAAGAATTTATAAATTGGTTAGAAAAAACTATTTTTGATATTCCTATTTTATTTTCTAAAAAATGTAAATTATTATGGGAAAAATATTCAAATGAAAAATTACTTAAAAATAATAAATTTATGAATTATTATATTGAAAATATTATAGAAGATTCTTTGGCTTATGCAGGAACAGAAATAATACGTAGGACAGTTGGAGATGCAAAAGTTTTAGAACTTACAAGTTTGGAAAATTCTGAAAAGAAATTACAATTAGAGAAAGAACTCATCAATAAAGCTATATCAATGATAATGAAGAATTAA
- a CDS encoding YfcC family protein, protein MKLKKIKAPDAIVLIFILLIIISILTYIIPAGQYDRYIDNAIGREMVNPESYHSVENTPISLWNLLMSVPKGLDQAASIINFLFIIGGAFGILQSTGALDAFINKCVKKLQGRERLVIPFFLIFWALGGSILGNFEECLAFIPMQIMLCLALGFDSIVGLALGLCGVCVGYMGAIMNAFTIGIAQQIAGLPIYSGMGFRLIVWSVMLIAAIVYIWNYAGKIKKDPTKSLMYYEDLNSKFREQQIEDINFQRRHKLVLFIFLIGIIIIIFGVIKYGFYITEMGAVFVGLSVIMGLVGGLKLNGTVEAFIKGCHNLLYACMCVGFARALTIVMTDGKMLDVIVHSATYLLNGLPNLIKAPSMFIVQSIINILIPSGSGQAVVTMPIMVPIADVIGITRQTAVLAFQMGDGITNLFTPTSASLMAGLAIAGISWGKWMKWFGKLFLIWIIIGIIACMIATGINYGPF, encoded by the coding sequence ATGAAATTGAAAAAAATAAAAGCTCCTGATGCTATTGTTTTGATTTTTATATTGTTAATTATAATTTCTATTTTAACCTACATTATTCCTGCTGGGCAGTACGATAGATATATTGATAATGCAATAGGCAGAGAAATGGTAAATCCTGAAAGTTACCATAGTGTAGAAAATACTCCCATATCTTTATGGAACTTATTGATGTCAGTTCCTAAGGGACTTGATCAAGCTGCCTCTATAATTAATTTTTTATTTATTATTGGAGGAGCTTTTGGTATTTTACAGTCAACAGGAGCACTGGATGCATTTATTAATAAATGTGTAAAAAAATTGCAAGGAAGAGAAAGATTAGTAATTCCATTTTTTTTAATTTTCTGGGCATTAGGTGGTTCTATATTGGGAAATTTTGAAGAATGTTTAGCTTTTATTCCAATGCAAATAATGTTGTGTCTGGCATTAGGGTTTGATTCTATTGTAGGTTTAGCTTTGGGACTTTGTGGAGTTTGTGTTGGATATATGGGAGCTATTATGAATGCCTTTACAATAGGAATAGCTCAACAAATAGCAGGACTACCTATTTATAGTGGAATGGGATTTAGATTAATTGTTTGGAGTGTGATGTTAATTGCAGCGATTGTATATATTTGGAATTATGCTGGAAAAATTAAAAAGGACCCAACTAAAAGTCTAATGTATTATGAAGATCTAAATAGTAAATTTAGAGAACAACAAATAGAAGATATTAATTTCCAAAGAAGACACAAATTAGTGTTATTTATATTTTTAATAGGAATTATAATTATTATCTTTGGAGTAATAAAATATGGATTTTACATAACAGAAATGGGTGCAGTTTTTGTAGGTTTATCAGTTATTATGGGATTAGTAGGTGGATTAAAATTAAATGGAACTGTGGAAGCATTTATCAAAGGTTGCCATAATTTATTATATGCTTGTATGTGTGTTGGATTTGCTAGAGCATTAACAATAGTAATGACTGATGGAAAAATGTTAGATGTTATTGTCCATTCTGCTACTTATTTACTAAATGGATTACCTAATCTGATAAAAGCCCCATCAATGTTTATAGTACAATCAATAATAAATATTCTAATTCCTTCTGGTTCAGGTCAAGCAGTTGTAACTATGCCGATTATGGTTCCTATTGCTGATGTAATTGGCATTACAAGACAAACAGCTGTATTAGCTTTTCAAATGGGAGATGGAATAACTAATCTATTTACTCCTACTAGTGCTTCTCTTATGGCTGGTTTGGCAATAGCTGGTATTTCATGGGGAAAATGGATGAAATGGTTTGGAAAACTTTTCTTAATTTGGATAATAATTGGAATAATTGCTTGTATGATTGCTACTGGTATAAATTATGGTCCTTTCTAA